In Maylandia zebra isolate NMK-2024a linkage group LG12, Mzebra_GT3a, whole genome shotgun sequence, a single genomic region encodes these proteins:
- the LOC143421373 gene encoding nuclear factor 7, brain-like — protein sequence MAEKLRLLENYLSCHVCSETFRDPVSLSCNHSFCSSCLQKFWEQTKNKNCPICKRKSSKDRPFVNFTLKELADSVSGRNKSGSSETEKGEKKLTVVCSKHEEVPKLFCVDEQRAVCPVCDFSLHQSHKVVPVEEAVSDLKEQLKSDLKSLQDKRNKYKQVEETYNEVIQHSKKQLLSTERQIRAEFNKLQQFLKEEEESRLAALREEEEQKGRTISREMKMIEEQISSLSDSISAVEEELQKHSVPFLSSYKDTQSRARAQSSVSDPQLVSGALIDVAKHLGNLSFRVWEKMKEKVHFSPVILDPNTAHPRLYLSDDLTSVRRGDTREQLPDNPERNKEYGNIFGSEGFSSGKHSWEVEVGDHPDWALGLVKESADRKGQCFISPRCGIWCLSHGSGKYTNGVGQTVTVKKSLQRIRVQLDYDRGEVSFYDPEDMTHIYTHRDTFTEKLFPYFNVWKAGDAKTSDIKICQTEI from the coding sequence ATGGCTGAGAAACTTAGACTTCTTGAAAATTACCTGAGCTGCCATGTGTGTTCAGAGACTTTCAGAGatcctgtgtctctgagctgcAACCACAGCTTCTGTTCAAGCTGCCTGCAGAAATTCTgggaacaaactaaaaacaaaaactgtcccATTTGTAAGAGAAAATCTTCAAAGGATCGTCCATTTGTGAACTTTACACTGAAAGAACTTGCTGATTCAGTTTCTGGAAGAAATAAATCTGGATCATCTGAAACAgaaaagggagagaagaaaTTAACAGTGGTGTGCAGCAAACATGAGGAAGTGCCCAAACTTTTCTGTGTGGACGAGCAGAGAgctgtgtgtcctgtgtgtgacTTTTCTCTCCACCAGAGTCACAAAGTGGTTCCTGTAGAAGAAGCAGTCAGTGACCTGAAGGAGCAGCTGAAATCTGACTTAAAGTCTCTGCAGGACAAGaggaacaaatacaaacaagtgGAGGAAACTTACAATGAAGTGATTCAACACTCCAAGAAGCAGCTGTTGTCCACAGAGAGGCAGATCAGAGCAGAGTTCAACAAGCTCCAGCAGTtcctgaaagaggaagaggagtccAGACTGGCAGctctgagggaggaagaggagcagaagggGAGGACTATCAGCAGAGAGATGAAGATGATTGAGGAGCAGATATCCTCTCTGTCAGACAGCATCTCTGCTGTTGAAgaagagctgcagaaacacagcgtGCCATTCCTCAGCAGTTATAAAGACACTCAGAGCAGAGCCAGAGCCCAGAGCTCAGTGTCAGATCCACAGCTGGTCTCAGGAGCACTGATAGATGTggccaaacacctgggcaacCTGTCCTTCAGAGTGTgggagaagatgaaggagaaggTCCACTTCAGTCCTGTCATTCTGGACCCAAACACTGCACACCCCCGTCTCTATCTGTCTGATGATCTGACCAGTGTGAGACGTGGAGACACACGGGAGCAGCTTCCTGATAATccagagagaaacaaagagtATGGCAATATCTTTGGCTCTGAGGGCTTCAGctcagggaaacacagctgggaggtggaggtgggagaCCATCCTGACTGGGCTTTGGGTTTAGTTAAAGAGTCAGCTGACAGGAAGGGACAGTGTTTTATTTCACCAAGATGTGGAATCTGGTGTTTAAGTCATGGCAGTGGAAAATACACTAATGGTGTTGGTCAGACTGTGACAGTGAAGAAGAGTCTCCAGAGGATCAGAGTCCAGCTGGACTATGACAGGGGGGAGGTGTCCTTCTATGACCCTGAAGACATGACTCACATCtacactcacagagacactttcACTGAGAAACTCTTCCCATATTTTAATGTTTGGAAGGCAGGAGACGCCAAAACCTCTGATATCAAAATCTGTCAAactgagatttga